In a single window of the Lagenorhynchus albirostris chromosome 19, mLagAlb1.1, whole genome shotgun sequence genome:
- the ELMO3 gene encoding engulfment and cell motility protein 3 isoform X4: MVPPRNVVKIAVQMRDAIPQLIQLDQAKPLAAVLKEVCDAWSLPHSERYALQFADGHRRYITENNRTEIKNGSILCLSTAPDLEAERLLRGLQSESCEGRREALQHLVLLAPDMTFTREVISRDGLQRLGSIIEDGDDLGEVLALALRAFLELMEHGVVSWETLSIPFVRKVVCYVNMNLMDASVQPLALGLLESVTLSSPALGQLVKSEVPLDRLLVHLQVMNQQLQTKAMALLTALLQGASAAERKHMLDYLWQRNLRQFIYKVGRTRPGRPFPAPLLVAHTHTRELAVLQHIIHSAAPLGDEMAHHLYVLQALTLGLLEPRMRTPLDPYSQEQREQLQALRQAAFEPEGESLGTGLSADRRRSLCAREFRKLGFSNSNPAQDLERVPPGLLALDNMLYFSRHAPSAYSRFVLENSSREDKHECPFARSSIQLTVLLCELLHVGEPCSETAQDFSPMFFGQDQSFHELFCVSIQLLNKTWKEMRATQEDFDKVTQVVREQLARTLALKPSSLELFRTKVNALTYGEVLRLRQTERLHQEGTLAPPILELREKLKPELMGLIRQQRLLRLCEGTLFRKISSRRRQDKLWFCCLSPNHKVLQYGDVEEGVGPPTPESLPEQLPVADIRALLTGKDCPHVREKGSGKQNKDVCELAFSVSYDHGEEEAYLNFVAPSKREDSPRKTHGTHSQVWRISLASAPERSS, from the exons ATGGTGCCCCCGCGGAATGTAGTGAAGATCGCCGTCCAGATGCGCGACGCCATCCCGCAGCTCATCCAGCTGGACCAG GCAAAACCCCTGGCCGCTGTGCTGAAGGAGGTGTGCGACGC GTGGAGCTTGCCTCACTCTGAGCGCTATGCCCTACAGTTTGCTGATGGGCACAGGAGATACATCACTGAGAAC AACCGCACGGAGATCAAGAATGGCAGCATCCTGTGCCTCAGTACTGCCCCA GACCTTGAGGCTGAGCGGTTGTTGCGTGGGCTGCAGAGCGAGAGTTGTGAAGGGCGCCGGGAAGCCCTTCAGCACCTCGTTCTGCTGGCCCCAGACATGACCTTCACCCGGGAAGTCATCAGCCGTGATGGGCTTCAGAGACTAGGCTCCATCATTGAGGATGGGGACGA CCTAGGAGAGGTGCTGGCCCTCGCACTGAGGGCCTTCTTGGAGCTCATGGAGCATGGTGTGGTGTCCTGGGAGACGCTCAGCATCCCCTTTGTTAGGAAG GTGGTGTGCTATGTGAACATGAACCTCATGGATGCATCTGTgcagcccctggccctggggtTGCTGGAgagtgtgaccttgagcagccctgccctgggccagcTGGTCAAGAGTGAGGTGCCACTGGATAGGCTGCTGGTGCACCTACAGGT GATGAACCAGCAGCTGCAAACCAAGGCCATGGCACTGCTGACAGCTTTGCTGCAGGGGGCCAGCGCTGCTGAACGTAAG CACATGCTTGACTACCTGTGGCAGAGAAACCTTCGCCAGTTCATCTACAAGGTAGGAAGGACCAGGCCAGGCAGACCCTTCCCCGCTCCTCTCCTCGTGGCCCACACTCACACCCGTGAACTGGCTGTTCTCCAGCACATCATCCATAGCGCAGCGCCCCTGGGCGACGAGATGGCTCACCACTTGTACGTACTGCAGGCCCTTACGCTGGGGCTGCTGGAGCCACGCATGCGGACGCCACTGGACCCCTACAGCCAG GAGCAGCGGGAGCAGCTGCAGGCCCTGCGTCAGGCTGCCTTTGAACCGGAGGGGGAGTCCCTGGGCACTGGGCTGAGTGCTGACCGTCGCCGTTCCCTCTGTGCCCGCGAGTTCCGCAAACTGGGCTTCTCT aacAGCAACCCTGCGCAGGACCTGGAGCGCGTGCCCCCTGGCCTGCTGGCCCTGGACAACATGCTCTACTTCTCCAGACACGCGCCCAGCGCCTACAGCCGG TTTGTGTTGGAGAACAGCAGCCGTGAGGACAAGCACGAGTGTCCCTTTGCCCGGAGCAGCATCCAGCTGACTGTGCTGCTGTGTGAACTGCTCCATGTCGGGGAGCCCT GCTCCGAAACTGCCCAGGACTTTTCACCCATGTTCTTTGGCCAAGACCAGAGCTTCCATGAGCTCTTCTGTGTGAGCATCCAGCTGCTGAATAAGACCTGGAAGGAGATGCGGGCCACTCAGGAAGACTTTGACAAG GTCACGCAAGTGGTGCGGGAGCAGCTGGCCCGCACGCTGGCCCTGAAGCCCAGCTCCCTGGAGCTCTTCCGAACCAAGGTGAACGCGCTCACCTACGGGGAGGTCCTGCGCCTGCGGCAGACAGAGCGGCTGCATCAGGAAGGCACACTGGCccctcccattct ggagctGCGGGAGAAGCTGAAGCCAGAGCTCATGGGCCTGATCCGCCAGCAGCGTTTGCTCCGCCTCTGCGAGGGGACACTCTTCCGCAAGATCAGCAGCCGACGGCGCCAGG ACAAGCTGTGGTTCTGCTGCCTGTCCCCCAACCACAAGGTGCTGCAGTATGGGGATGTGGAGGAGGGCGTCGGCCCGCCCACCCCCGAGAGCCTGCCTGAGCAGC TCCCTGTGGCCGACATCAGGGCACTGCTGACAGGGAAGGACTGCCCCCACGTCCGGGAGAAGGGCTCGGGAAAGCAGAACAAG GACGTCTGTGAGTTGGCTTTCTCAGTCAGCTATGACCACGGGGAGGAGGAGGCATACCTCAACTTCGTTGCCCCATCCAAACGGGAG GATTCTCCCAGGAAGACGCACGGAACTCATTCCCAGGTGTGGAGAATCAGCCTGGCTTCTGCCCCAGAGAGAAGCAGCTGA
- the ELMO3 gene encoding engulfment and cell motility protein 3 isoform X5, whose amino-acid sequence MVPPRNVVKIAVQMRDAIPQLIQLDQAKPLAAVLKEVCDAWSLPHSERYALQFADGHRRYITENNRTEIKNGSILCLSTAPDLEAERLLRGLQSESCEGRREALQHLVLLAPDMTFTREVISRDGLQRLGSIIEDGDDLGEVLALALRAFLELMEHGVVSWETLSIPFVRKVVCYVNMNLMDASVQPLALGLLESVTLSSPALGQLVKSEVPLDRLLVHLQVMNQQLQTKAMALLTALLQGASAAERKHMLDYLWQRNLRQFIYKVGRTRPGRPFPAPLLVAHTHTRELAVLQHIIHSAAPLGDEMAHHLYVLQALTLGLLEPRMRTPLDPYSQEQREQLQALRQAAFEPEGESLGTGLSADRRRSLCAREFRKLGFSNSNPAQDLERVPPGLLALDNMLYFSRHAPSAYSRFVLENSSREDKHECPFARSSIQLTVLLCELLHVGEPCSETAQDFSPMFFGQDQSFHELFCVSIQLLNKTWKEMRATQEDFDKVTQVVREQLARTLALKPSSLELFRTKVNALTYGEVLRLRQTERLHQEGTLAPPILELREKLKPELMGLIRQQRLLRLCEGTLFRKISSRRRQDKLWFCCLSPNHKVLQYGDVEEGVGPPTPESLPEQLPVADIRALLTGKDCPHVREKGSGKQNKDVCELAFSVSYDHGEEEAYLNFVAPSKRENIIKKEPER is encoded by the exons ATGGTGCCCCCGCGGAATGTAGTGAAGATCGCCGTCCAGATGCGCGACGCCATCCCGCAGCTCATCCAGCTGGACCAG GCAAAACCCCTGGCCGCTGTGCTGAAGGAGGTGTGCGACGC GTGGAGCTTGCCTCACTCTGAGCGCTATGCCCTACAGTTTGCTGATGGGCACAGGAGATACATCACTGAGAAC AACCGCACGGAGATCAAGAATGGCAGCATCCTGTGCCTCAGTACTGCCCCA GACCTTGAGGCTGAGCGGTTGTTGCGTGGGCTGCAGAGCGAGAGTTGTGAAGGGCGCCGGGAAGCCCTTCAGCACCTCGTTCTGCTGGCCCCAGACATGACCTTCACCCGGGAAGTCATCAGCCGTGATGGGCTTCAGAGACTAGGCTCCATCATTGAGGATGGGGACGA CCTAGGAGAGGTGCTGGCCCTCGCACTGAGGGCCTTCTTGGAGCTCATGGAGCATGGTGTGGTGTCCTGGGAGACGCTCAGCATCCCCTTTGTTAGGAAG GTGGTGTGCTATGTGAACATGAACCTCATGGATGCATCTGTgcagcccctggccctggggtTGCTGGAgagtgtgaccttgagcagccctgccctgggccagcTGGTCAAGAGTGAGGTGCCACTGGATAGGCTGCTGGTGCACCTACAGGT GATGAACCAGCAGCTGCAAACCAAGGCCATGGCACTGCTGACAGCTTTGCTGCAGGGGGCCAGCGCTGCTGAACGTAAG CACATGCTTGACTACCTGTGGCAGAGAAACCTTCGCCAGTTCATCTACAAGGTAGGAAGGACCAGGCCAGGCAGACCCTTCCCCGCTCCTCTCCTCGTGGCCCACACTCACACCCGTGAACTGGCTGTTCTCCAGCACATCATCCATAGCGCAGCGCCCCTGGGCGACGAGATGGCTCACCACTTGTACGTACTGCAGGCCCTTACGCTGGGGCTGCTGGAGCCACGCATGCGGACGCCACTGGACCCCTACAGCCAG GAGCAGCGGGAGCAGCTGCAGGCCCTGCGTCAGGCTGCCTTTGAACCGGAGGGGGAGTCCCTGGGCACTGGGCTGAGTGCTGACCGTCGCCGTTCCCTCTGTGCCCGCGAGTTCCGCAAACTGGGCTTCTCT aacAGCAACCCTGCGCAGGACCTGGAGCGCGTGCCCCCTGGCCTGCTGGCCCTGGACAACATGCTCTACTTCTCCAGACACGCGCCCAGCGCCTACAGCCGG TTTGTGTTGGAGAACAGCAGCCGTGAGGACAAGCACGAGTGTCCCTTTGCCCGGAGCAGCATCCAGCTGACTGTGCTGCTGTGTGAACTGCTCCATGTCGGGGAGCCCT GCTCCGAAACTGCCCAGGACTTTTCACCCATGTTCTTTGGCCAAGACCAGAGCTTCCATGAGCTCTTCTGTGTGAGCATCCAGCTGCTGAATAAGACCTGGAAGGAGATGCGGGCCACTCAGGAAGACTTTGACAAG GTCACGCAAGTGGTGCGGGAGCAGCTGGCCCGCACGCTGGCCCTGAAGCCCAGCTCCCTGGAGCTCTTCCGAACCAAGGTGAACGCGCTCACCTACGGGGAGGTCCTGCGCCTGCGGCAGACAGAGCGGCTGCATCAGGAAGGCACACTGGCccctcccattct ggagctGCGGGAGAAGCTGAAGCCAGAGCTCATGGGCCTGATCCGCCAGCAGCGTTTGCTCCGCCTCTGCGAGGGGACACTCTTCCGCAAGATCAGCAGCCGACGGCGCCAGG ACAAGCTGTGGTTCTGCTGCCTGTCCCCCAACCACAAGGTGCTGCAGTATGGGGATGTGGAGGAGGGCGTCGGCCCGCCCACCCCCGAGAGCCTGCCTGAGCAGC TCCCTGTGGCCGACATCAGGGCACTGCTGACAGGGAAGGACTGCCCCCACGTCCGGGAGAAGGGCTCGGGAAAGCAGAACAAG GACGTCTGTGAGTTGGCTTTCTCAGTCAGCTATGACCACGGGGAGGAGGAGGCATACCTCAACTTCGTTGCCCCATCCAAACGGGAG AACATCATCAAAAAGGAACCAGAAAGGTAG
- the ELMO3 gene encoding engulfment and cell motility protein 3 isoform X8 translates to MGTREVLALALRAFLELMEHGVVSWETLSIPFVRKVVCYVNMNLMDASVQPLALGLLESVTLSSPALGQLVKSEVPLDRLLVHLQVMNQQLQTKAMALLTALLQGASAAERKHMLDYLWQRNLRQFIYKVGRTRPGRPFPAPLLVAHTHTRELAVLQHIIHSAAPLGDEMAHHLYVLQALTLGLLEPRMRTPLDPYSQEQREQLQALRQAAFEPEGESLGTGLSADRRRSLCAREFRKLGFSNSNPAQDLERVPPGLLALDNMLYFSRHAPSAYSRFVLENSSREDKHECPFARSSIQLTVLLCELLHVGEPCSETAQDFSPMFFGQDQSFHELFCVSIQLLNKTWKEMRATQEDFDKVTQVVREQLARTLALKPSSLELFRTKVNALTYGEVLRLRQTERLHQEGTLAPPILELREKLKPELMGLIRQQRLLRLCEGTLFRKISSRRRQDKLWFCCLSPNHKVLQYGDVEEGVGPPTPESLPEQLPVADIRALLTGKDCPHVREKGSGKQNKDVCELAFSVSYDHGEEEAYLNFVAPSKREFHLWTDGLSALLGSPMGSEQTRLDLEQLLTMETKLRLLELENVPIPEQPPPVPPPPTNFNFCYDCSIAEP, encoded by the exons ATGGGGACGA GAGAGGTGCTGGCCCTCGCACTGAGGGCCTTCTTGGAGCTCATGGAGCATGGTGTGGTGTCCTGGGAGACGCTCAGCATCCCCTTTGTTAGGAAG GTGGTGTGCTATGTGAACATGAACCTCATGGATGCATCTGTgcagcccctggccctggggtTGCTGGAgagtgtgaccttgagcagccctgccctgggccagcTGGTCAAGAGTGAGGTGCCACTGGATAGGCTGCTGGTGCACCTACAGGT GATGAACCAGCAGCTGCAAACCAAGGCCATGGCACTGCTGACAGCTTTGCTGCAGGGGGCCAGCGCTGCTGAACGTAAG CACATGCTTGACTACCTGTGGCAGAGAAACCTTCGCCAGTTCATCTACAAGGTAGGAAGGACCAGGCCAGGCAGACCCTTCCCCGCTCCTCTCCTCGTGGCCCACACTCACACCCGTGAACTGGCTGTTCTCCAGCACATCATCCATAGCGCAGCGCCCCTGGGCGACGAGATGGCTCACCACTTGTACGTACTGCAGGCCCTTACGCTGGGGCTGCTGGAGCCACGCATGCGGACGCCACTGGACCCCTACAGCCAG GAGCAGCGGGAGCAGCTGCAGGCCCTGCGTCAGGCTGCCTTTGAACCGGAGGGGGAGTCCCTGGGCACTGGGCTGAGTGCTGACCGTCGCCGTTCCCTCTGTGCCCGCGAGTTCCGCAAACTGGGCTTCTCT aacAGCAACCCTGCGCAGGACCTGGAGCGCGTGCCCCCTGGCCTGCTGGCCCTGGACAACATGCTCTACTTCTCCAGACACGCGCCCAGCGCCTACAGCCGG TTTGTGTTGGAGAACAGCAGCCGTGAGGACAAGCACGAGTGTCCCTTTGCCCGGAGCAGCATCCAGCTGACTGTGCTGCTGTGTGAACTGCTCCATGTCGGGGAGCCCT GCTCCGAAACTGCCCAGGACTTTTCACCCATGTTCTTTGGCCAAGACCAGAGCTTCCATGAGCTCTTCTGTGTGAGCATCCAGCTGCTGAATAAGACCTGGAAGGAGATGCGGGCCACTCAGGAAGACTTTGACAAG GTCACGCAAGTGGTGCGGGAGCAGCTGGCCCGCACGCTGGCCCTGAAGCCCAGCTCCCTGGAGCTCTTCCGAACCAAGGTGAACGCGCTCACCTACGGGGAGGTCCTGCGCCTGCGGCAGACAGAGCGGCTGCATCAGGAAGGCACACTGGCccctcccattct ggagctGCGGGAGAAGCTGAAGCCAGAGCTCATGGGCCTGATCCGCCAGCAGCGTTTGCTCCGCCTCTGCGAGGGGACACTCTTCCGCAAGATCAGCAGCCGACGGCGCCAGG ACAAGCTGTGGTTCTGCTGCCTGTCCCCCAACCACAAGGTGCTGCAGTATGGGGATGTGGAGGAGGGCGTCGGCCCGCCCACCCCCGAGAGCCTGCCTGAGCAGC TCCCTGTGGCCGACATCAGGGCACTGCTGACAGGGAAGGACTGCCCCCACGTCCGGGAGAAGGGCTCGGGAAAGCAGAACAAG GACGTCTGTGAGTTGGCTTTCTCAGTCAGCTATGACCACGGGGAGGAGGAGGCATACCTCAACTTCGTTGCCCCATCCAAACGGGAG TTCCACCTGTGGACAGATGGGCTGAGCGCCCTGCTGGGCAGTCCCATGGGCAGTGAGCAGACACGGCTGGACCTGGAGCAGCTGCTGACCATGGAAACCAAGCTGCGGTTGCTGGAGCTGGAAAATGTGCCCATCCCTGAGCAGCCACCCCccgttcccccaccccccaccaactTCAACTTCTGCTACGACTGCAGCATCGCTGAACCTTGA
- the ELMO3 gene encoding engulfment and cell motility protein 3 isoform X9 yields the protein MALLTALLQGASAAERKHMLDYLWQRNLRQFIYKVGRTRPGRPFPAPLLVAHTHTRELAVLQHIIHSAAPLGDEMAHHLYVLQALTLGLLEPRMRTPLDPYSQEQREQLQALRQAAFEPEGESLGTGLSADRRRSLCAREFRKLGFSNSNPAQDLERVPPGLLALDNMLYFSRHAPSAYSRFVLENSSREDKHECPFARSSIQLTVLLCELLHVGEPCSETAQDFSPMFFGQDQSFHELFCVSIQLLNKTWKEMRATQEDFDKVTQVVREQLARTLALKPSSLELFRTKVNALTYGEVLRLRQTERLHQEGTLAPPILELREKLKPELMGLIRQQRLLRLCEGTLFRKISSRRRQDKLWFCCLSPNHKVLQYGDVEEGVGPPTPESLPEQLPVADIRALLTGKDCPHVREKGSGKQNKDVCELAFSVSYDHGEEEAYLNFVAPSKREFHLWTDGLSALLGSPMGSEQTRLDLEQLLTMETKLRLLELENVPIPEQPPPVPPPPTNFNFCYDCSIAEP from the exons ATGGCACTGCTGACAGCTTTGCTGCAGGGGGCCAGCGCTGCTGAACGTAAG CACATGCTTGACTACCTGTGGCAGAGAAACCTTCGCCAGTTCATCTACAAGGTAGGAAGGACCAGGCCAGGCAGACCCTTCCCCGCTCCTCTCCTCGTGGCCCACACTCACACCCGTGAACTGGCTGTTCTCCAGCACATCATCCATAGCGCAGCGCCCCTGGGCGACGAGATGGCTCACCACTTGTACGTACTGCAGGCCCTTACGCTGGGGCTGCTGGAGCCACGCATGCGGACGCCACTGGACCCCTACAGCCAG GAGCAGCGGGAGCAGCTGCAGGCCCTGCGTCAGGCTGCCTTTGAACCGGAGGGGGAGTCCCTGGGCACTGGGCTGAGTGCTGACCGTCGCCGTTCCCTCTGTGCCCGCGAGTTCCGCAAACTGGGCTTCTCT aacAGCAACCCTGCGCAGGACCTGGAGCGCGTGCCCCCTGGCCTGCTGGCCCTGGACAACATGCTCTACTTCTCCAGACACGCGCCCAGCGCCTACAGCCGG TTTGTGTTGGAGAACAGCAGCCGTGAGGACAAGCACGAGTGTCCCTTTGCCCGGAGCAGCATCCAGCTGACTGTGCTGCTGTGTGAACTGCTCCATGTCGGGGAGCCCT GCTCCGAAACTGCCCAGGACTTTTCACCCATGTTCTTTGGCCAAGACCAGAGCTTCCATGAGCTCTTCTGTGTGAGCATCCAGCTGCTGAATAAGACCTGGAAGGAGATGCGGGCCACTCAGGAAGACTTTGACAAG GTCACGCAAGTGGTGCGGGAGCAGCTGGCCCGCACGCTGGCCCTGAAGCCCAGCTCCCTGGAGCTCTTCCGAACCAAGGTGAACGCGCTCACCTACGGGGAGGTCCTGCGCCTGCGGCAGACAGAGCGGCTGCATCAGGAAGGCACACTGGCccctcccattct ggagctGCGGGAGAAGCTGAAGCCAGAGCTCATGGGCCTGATCCGCCAGCAGCGTTTGCTCCGCCTCTGCGAGGGGACACTCTTCCGCAAGATCAGCAGCCGACGGCGCCAGG ACAAGCTGTGGTTCTGCTGCCTGTCCCCCAACCACAAGGTGCTGCAGTATGGGGATGTGGAGGAGGGCGTCGGCCCGCCCACCCCCGAGAGCCTGCCTGAGCAGC TCCCTGTGGCCGACATCAGGGCACTGCTGACAGGGAAGGACTGCCCCCACGTCCGGGAGAAGGGCTCGGGAAAGCAGAACAAG GACGTCTGTGAGTTGGCTTTCTCAGTCAGCTATGACCACGGGGAGGAGGAGGCATACCTCAACTTCGTTGCCCCATCCAAACGGGAG TTCCACCTGTGGACAGATGGGCTGAGCGCCCTGCTGGGCAGTCCCATGGGCAGTGAGCAGACACGGCTGGACCTGGAGCAGCTGCTGACCATGGAAACCAAGCTGCGGTTGCTGGAGCTGGAAAATGTGCCCATCCCTGAGCAGCCACCCCccgttcccccaccccccaccaactTCAACTTCTGCTACGACTGCAGCATCGCTGAACCTTGA
- the ELMO3 gene encoding engulfment and cell motility protein 3 isoform X10: MLYFSRHAPSAYSRFVLENSSREDKHECPFARSSIQLTVLLCELLHVGEPCSETAQDFSPMFFGQDQSFHELFCVSIQLLNKTWKEMRATQEDFDKVTQVVREQLARTLALKPSSLELFRTKVNALTYGEVLRLRQTERLHQEGTLAPPILELREKLKPELMGLIRQQRLLRLCEGTLFRKISSRRRQDKLWFCCLSPNHKVLQYGDVEEGVGPPTPESLPEQLPVADIRALLTGKDCPHVREKGSGKQNKDVCELAFSVSYDHGEEEAYLNFVAPSKREFHLWTDGLSALLGSPMGSEQTRLDLEQLLTMETKLRLLELENVPIPEQPPPVPPPPTNFNFCYDCSIAEP; the protein is encoded by the exons ATGCTCTACTTCTCCAGACACGCGCCCAGCGCCTACAGCCGG TTTGTGTTGGAGAACAGCAGCCGTGAGGACAAGCACGAGTGTCCCTTTGCCCGGAGCAGCATCCAGCTGACTGTGCTGCTGTGTGAACTGCTCCATGTCGGGGAGCCCT GCTCCGAAACTGCCCAGGACTTTTCACCCATGTTCTTTGGCCAAGACCAGAGCTTCCATGAGCTCTTCTGTGTGAGCATCCAGCTGCTGAATAAGACCTGGAAGGAGATGCGGGCCACTCAGGAAGACTTTGACAAG GTCACGCAAGTGGTGCGGGAGCAGCTGGCCCGCACGCTGGCCCTGAAGCCCAGCTCCCTGGAGCTCTTCCGAACCAAGGTGAACGCGCTCACCTACGGGGAGGTCCTGCGCCTGCGGCAGACAGAGCGGCTGCATCAGGAAGGCACACTGGCccctcccattct ggagctGCGGGAGAAGCTGAAGCCAGAGCTCATGGGCCTGATCCGCCAGCAGCGTTTGCTCCGCCTCTGCGAGGGGACACTCTTCCGCAAGATCAGCAGCCGACGGCGCCAGG ACAAGCTGTGGTTCTGCTGCCTGTCCCCCAACCACAAGGTGCTGCAGTATGGGGATGTGGAGGAGGGCGTCGGCCCGCCCACCCCCGAGAGCCTGCCTGAGCAGC TCCCTGTGGCCGACATCAGGGCACTGCTGACAGGGAAGGACTGCCCCCACGTCCGGGAGAAGGGCTCGGGAAAGCAGAACAAG GACGTCTGTGAGTTGGCTTTCTCAGTCAGCTATGACCACGGGGAGGAGGAGGCATACCTCAACTTCGTTGCCCCATCCAAACGGGAG TTCCACCTGTGGACAGATGGGCTGAGCGCCCTGCTGGGCAGTCCCATGGGCAGTGAGCAGACACGGCTGGACCTGGAGCAGCTGCTGACCATGGAAACCAAGCTGCGGTTGCTGGAGCTGGAAAATGTGCCCATCCCTGAGCAGCCACCCCccgttcccccaccccccaccaactTCAACTTCTGCTACGACTGCAGCATCGCTGAACCTTGA